One window from the genome of Oryctolagus cuniculus chromosome 1, mOryCun1.1, whole genome shotgun sequence encodes:
- the LOC100358406 gene encoding olfactory receptor 4C11-like, protein MKLHTNVTEFILLGLTEDPHRRKMVFVTFLFFYLGTILGNLLILVTIRTSRALGSPMYFFLFHLSLSDTCFSTSIAPRTIADALLEKATISFSECIIQVFMLHFFGCLEIFILVLMAADRYVAICKPLYYTTIMSPQVCTILVALAWVGSCVHSLAQISLALSLPFCGPNVIDHYFCDLQPLLKLACADTYVINLLLVSNSGAICTVSFVLLMFSYVIILCSLRNHSAEGRRKALSTCISHIIVVILFFGPCIFIYTRPNTTFPIDKMIAVFYTIGTPLLNPLIYTLRNAEVKNAMRRLWSKKLVSDDTR, encoded by the coding sequence ATGAAGCTGCATACTAATGTGACTGAGTTCATTCTACTGGGGTTGACAGAGGATCCTCATAGGAGGAAAATGGTGTTtgtcacatttttgtttttctatttgggAACAATATTGGGTAACTTGCTGATTCTTGTCACCATCAGGACCAGCCGAGCACTTGGGAGTCCAATGTACTTCTTCCTTTTTCACTTATCCTTATCTGATACCTGCTTCTCTACCTCCATCGCTCCTAGAACCATTGCAGATGCACTTTTGGAGAAAGCCACTATTTCTTTCAGTGAATGCATTATCCAAGTCTTTATGTTACATTTTTTTGGCTGCCTGGAGATCTTCATCCTTGTCCTCATGGCTGctgaccgctatgtggccatctgtaagCCCTTGTACTACACGACCATCATGAGCCCCCAGGTCTGTACCATCTTGGTGGCCTTAGCCTGGGTGGGGTCCTGTGTGCATTCTCTAGCACAGATTTCCCTTGCCTTGAGTTTACCTTTCTGTGGGCCTAATGTGATTGATCACTATTTCTGTGACTTGCAGCCCTTGTTGAAGCTCGCCTGTGCAGACACCTATGTGATCAACCTACTCCTGGTGTCCAATAGTGGGGCCATTTGCACAGTGAGTTTTGTCTTGCTGATGTTCTCCTATGTGATCATCCTATGTTCTCTGAGGAACCACAgcgctgaagggaggagaaaagccCTCTCTACCTGCATCTCTCACATCATTGTGGTCATCCTGTTCTTTGGTCCTTGCATATTCATATACACACGCCCTAACACCACTTTCCCTATAGACAAAATGATAGCAGTGTTTTACACAATTGGAACACCTTTGCTGAACCCTCTGATTTATACACTGAGAAATGCAGAAGTGAAAAATGCCATGAGGAGATTGTGGAGCAAGAAGTTGGTCTCAGATGACACACGATGA